Part of the Marinobacterium rhizophilum genome is shown below.
GAGGCATCCAGCGCCGCTGATGAGCCCGCCGAATACAGATTGTAGTGCTTGTCCAGACCGTAGCCACGCATCAGGTTGGTGCTCATGGTCTCATTGGCCCAGCCCGGCAAGCTGTTGTAGAAGCGCCCTTTGTCGGGATTGTCTGCATCCTCGAACAGATGGCTGTACTTGGCCATGTCCGCTACGGTTTTGATATCCGGGTATTCATCACTCAGATACTTGGGAATCCACCAGGCATCGACACCACCTTCGCTGAAAATATCGCCCGCCACCGAAATAGCATTCTTTTCCTCACCTTCTGCCAGAATTTCAGTGATATTGCTGCTCCAGACTTCAGGCGCAATATGCGGACGCCCCTTGTTCAGCATGGTCGTTGCGGTCGGCACTGTATCGCCTGGGATCAGCTCAGTCTTGCAGCCATAGCCCTCGACCAGAATAATGGACTCGATATGGGCGATGGCGGACGCCGAGGCCCAGCTCATGTTGGCGATCTGAATGGGTTCGTCCAGTTCGCAGTTGGCGTAGGCGGAAACAGAGCCGGTAGCCAGGGCTGCCGTGGCGAGGAGAGTACCCAGTTTGCTGGTCGTGTTCATGGTTTGCCTCTGACGTTGTTGTTTTTTGACAGCCTTGTCACTGACTGTCTAGGCCATACTAGTGCAGACCGATTAACGTTTAAAATTAATAATTATTCCAAAGAATACAAATAATATTTATACCCTGATGCCTGCAAACAGCTTCCCGAATGCCGCCCGGCAAAAGGCCCGCCGCCCTGCTGAGACAGCCGCTGCTACGGGACCTTGAACGACCTCAGGACGGCTGGTCGATACGGCACTCGGCGATCACCCAGTCGCAGAAGATATCAACGTCGGGGCATGGCGGCTTTTCCTCCGGCAAGAGCAGATAAAACCCCCGCCGGGTGTGCACCGAGGCCGCGACAGGCCGCATCAGCATGCCACTGGCCAGCAGATCCTGAATCAGGTGATTCCAGCCCAGCGCAACGCCCTGACCACTCAAGGCTGCCTGAATCAGCAACGGGTAGTTGTTGATATAGATGTCCTTGCGACTGCCCTTGAGCTGTACATGGTTCTCGGTAAACCAGGCTTGCCAGTCCATCCAGTCCCAGCGCTCGTCTTCCAGCCGCAGCAGTGTTGTCGCCAGCAGGTCCTCGGGACTTTCAAGCCCCGGGTGCCGTGCCAGAAAGTCCGGGCTGCACACCGGAAACACCTCGGCCTCGAACAGAAAACGCGCGTCCTGGCCCGAGTCGTCCTGTTTGCCAAGCTGAATCGTGACATCAACCTCCTCGCGCAGGGATTCAGGCAGCTCGTCCGATGCCACCACGCGAATCGAAATATCCGGATGCAGCGCACGAAAGCGACTCAGGCGCGGCATCAGCCAGAAGGATGCAATGGCCAGGTCTGCCGCCACCGCCACCGTCGTGCCCTGGCTCTGGGTGCGCAACTCCTGCGCACCGTTGGCCAGCTGCTCCAGGGAACCGGCCACGACATGGGCAAAGCTGCGACCCTCCGGCGTCAGGCGCACCGCACGGTGGGAGCGCAGGAACAGCCGCACTCCCAGGTTTTCCTCCAGCAGGCGTATCTGGCGACTGATCGCCGCCTGGGTCAGGTTCAGATCCTGCGCGGCCTGCTTGAAGCTCAGGTTGCGGGCAGCGGCATCAAACGCCACCAGCGATGACAGGGGGGGCAATTGCCGGGAAAGATTTCGCATCTACAACACCGCGTTAATGGACGGAATAGTCACCCGGGAGGGCGACGTAAAACGCCCATTATGCGCAGAGACCGTCAGATCGGCTACCAGCCAATGCCAGCCAGACGTGGCAGCCTCTATCCTCACGTGCCCTGCGCGGTATTACGCCTGCTGTGTCACCGAACCATCCGCTTCTATGCTGATAGGCGTGCGGGCATGCAGCGTTCTGAACGCGGTCTCGTCCAGCGCCACCACCGGGCAATGCATATCGTAGAGTGTCGATACCACCAGGGCGGCGGCCGTCACGTTGATATCGGGTTTGTTAAGCACCAGCCCGGCAGGGCCGGTGCACAGGCGCAATGATTCCCCCAGCACCCCCGGCGTTCCGGAGGAGCCGCGCGTTCCCGGCATCACCACGATCTTGCCGGTCATGACCGCGCCCACCTGTGGATGCTGCTGATCAATGATGGTGCCGGTCTCGGGATCGTAGCCGCCCCAGAAACTCAAGGGTTCATCAAGCACAAGTACGTCGCCACTGGCACTGCCCGCGTTTAATACCTTGCCCTGCAATTTCATACCGCCGCCCTCCCCCAGAATTCACCGCTCCACAGCTGCTCATCGCGCCAGACATCACCCCGTACGGCCGACTCGACGCACTCCTGCATGCTGCCAAAGACCACGCCCAGCTTGAGCATACCCGGCGCATAGTAGGCCCACTTGCCGGAGTTGGTCATGACCCGCCCCTGGATGCCGTTCACCACCGGCGTGAAATAGGTGCAGGTATCGACAATCATCCTGATACCGGCCTGCTCAATAATCGCCAGCCAGCCCTTTTCCCGCACCTGGTCCAGGATAAAGCGACTGGTGGATATGTAGAAATTGACCTCGGGGTGCACCTTGCGGCCTTCCACCAGGGGGACCAGTTGCTGGAATTCGGTGTAGGAAAAATGCGGCGTGCCCAGGCAGACAGCCCCCAGTTTCCCTGCGGTGGAGTTGGTCAGGGCATCCCGTGCCTTGATCAGCATCTGCGGGCTGATATCAACGACCCTGTCGGGCTTGCCCCCCTGGAAGGCATCATCCAGGGTCGTCGCCTCCGGCGTAACCCCAACGGCATGGAACAGGCTCACCGACCCGGACGCCGCACCTGCGGCACTGATCGCCTTCAGCTGATCCTCGCTGGCCGTGGCCGGCAGGCCGTCGATAACCGGGATTTGGCTGCCGGACTCCCAGCCCAGCACGATACCCAGCACATGGTAGAAAATATCCTCCTGGCGAAGGGCCATGGGAATATCGGCCAGGCGGAACAAAATCTCGCCCCGGCGGCATTCGTCCCGATGCAAGCCGGCCAAGGGCGCTCGCCCCGTGACCGCGGCACAGATATCCAGAAAATCACCGTACTTGTTGGTACGCGCGCCCAGCACCGAATTGTAGAACGCCACGGCATTGGACTCGGAGCCGACGATCTGGTCACCCAGGCCCGGGCGCTTTTTCAGCTGATAGGGTGCGCAGGTCCAGACAACCTCGCAGCCAAGCTGCTCGTAGATCGCCATCAGGCGCTTGGCGCCCTTCACTGCCGCCTCATTGGATTTTTCCGGCCGCAGTTCCGGGTGCAGCAGATCGATAAGACCCACGTTAGTCAGCGTCGGTACCGCGACGGTACCGCCCTCGGCCAGCAGGAATTCCGCGAAATCCACCCCCACCTCGCCACTGTAAAAGCAGCTGTTGACATGGGCCAGGCTCACATCGATCAGGCAGGGTGCGCCCGACACTTCGGCCGCCTTGAGCATCACCTGCATGGCGAGCTGCTTGGCCTTCCCTTCTGCGCCCGATAGCAGGCGCTCGTCATACTCACTCAGTTGCACCATAGGGTTTCCTCTTCTGCCCACACTGCAGGCAGGTCGCACAGTGTTGATGGGGCACCGGCACAGCGGCACGGTACCCGTAGAACAGCAGGGGCCGGCTATCAGGTGCGCGGATACAGGGTTTCGGTATTGCCATCCACACCGACGATCTGGCCGGAGATATGACGGCCATAATCGGAGGTCAGGAAGCAGATCAGGTCGGCGATCTCCTCCGGGTCCACGTAGCACTGCATGGAGGTGCCAATGGCATAGAGACGGCGCACTTCTTCAGGGTCGATATCTTCCGCCGCGGCATGGGCCTTGATGACCCGCTCCATGCGCTCGCCGTTAACGTTACCCGGCACGATGCCGTTGACGCGGATATTGTCCGGACCCAACTCCATGGCGAGCGTCTGGGTGAAACCCGTCACGGCCCACTTGGCCGCAACGTAAGGGCTGCGATTCGGGAAGCCCAGGATGCCGGCGGCAGACACCAGGTTGATGATCACACCCTGCTTCTGCGCACGGAAAACCGGCACGGCACGACGCGCACAGTAGAACTGGGCATCGATACAGACACCCATGGTCTGGCGCCACTCGTCATCGGTGACATTCTCGACCGGCTTGGTTGGGCCGCCCACGCCGGCGTTGTTTACCAGGATATCCAGCCCGCCCGGCAGGAACTGATCAAACATGGCATCCACTTCGCTGGAACTGGACACGTCGCAGACATAGCTGGTCACCTCCGGCGGCAGCGTAGCCAGCGCTTCGCTGTCGACGTCACAGGTGAATACGGTCGCACCGAGCTTGTGCATGGCCAGCACCGTGGCCCGCCCCATGCCGGCGGCACCGGCAGAAATGAAAACCCGCTTGCCCTTGAGTGAAATCTGCATGTTGACTCCGTAAAAATTGCGCCTGGTTGGCATTGTTGTTGGCCGCAAGGCTGGGATGATCGACATCCCGGGCCTGCAGAGTCGGCAACCGACCTGCGCTTAAATTATCGTTAAGCCTGAACGCCGACAAACGATATAATTTAGGCAGTTTGATTCAGTTTTGGTTATGCGAAGAGCGGGCTTTCAGCAATATTGCGTACCACCAGGCCTTGCAAACGGGAATACGGCACCGAGCCGCCCGGAAGAGAGTCCGGGCGGCCCGCAACGCATGCAATGGGAATCTGTATACAGGGGCGGAGCGGCATGCGGACATCGCTGATATCAGCGAGTAACAGCGCGAGACATGGCCTCGGCACGGCATCGTTGTCATGACGAGCGCGTCGCCAGGGGGAGGATTTAACGGTACCGTGCTACCGGCTGTCCCAGCACATCGGCCCTGGGGCTGACCCCGAGCCCTGGCCTGTCGTCAACCCGAATACGGCTGCGCTCGACAACAGGTGCACCATCGGTCGTCTCCGTCTCGATAAGATTCATCGGGTCCCACACATGCAGCAACACACGCTCGGGCGTCGAGTGGGCCAGGTGGCTGATGGCGGCACTGGTAATGCCGCTGCCGCCCATGCACTGGATATGCACACCGACATTCAGCTCGGCGCAAAAGTCGCGCATGCGCCTTGCTGCAGACAGGCCGCCAACACGCCCCGGCTTGATACTGACCCCATCCAGCACCCCGTCTTCACGGGCCCGCAGCAATAGATTGAGGTCTGCCGCGCACTCATCCAGGATCATCGGGATGCCGCAGGCCCTGCGCAGGTCCCGGCACTCCTCGTAGGTTCGACACGGTTGCTCGAGGGTAATATCGATATCCCCGATACCACGTATAACACGCAAACCTTCATCAACTCGCCAGCCTCCATTCACGTCGACCTTGACGCTCTCGTCCCATTCCAGGCGTTCGCCAAGCGCCCGAATAAAGGCGATATCAGCCTTGGCATCACCACTGGCCTTGGCCGCAAATTGCTTGATGCCATCGCCGCGATAGCGCGCCATCATGCCCTCCAGCTGCGGATCGACACGGGCACCGATATGGGCCGAGACTTTCAGCTCCTGGCTCTGCATGCCACCGAGCAGCATGTACAGCGGCAGCCCGGTGGACTTGCCGAAAATATCCCAGCACGCCATTTCCAGCCCATGCTTGGCATAGCCGTGCCCCATCAGCAGCTGATCCATGGCCTCGCACATGACACCCAGCTGTCGCGGATCGAGCCCGATCAGCTGCGGTGCCATCTCATCAATGGCTGCACGTACTCCGCGGGCAAAGGCTGGCAGGTAGACGGGCCCCCAGGGCACACTTTCGCCCCAGCCGATGATACCTGTATCCGTGACCAGCCTGACAATGGTGGAATCGACGCTGGCAACAACGCGCCCGCCGGACAACGCCTGACCGCCGTGCCGCCCGCGCAGGTCCACCTGGAACACGTCTATCGATGCTATTTTCATTTAACCCACTTCAGGCTCAGCGGCCTGCCATGCATAACGGAAGGCGGGTCAGTGACCCGCTGAAACCTGGTGGTCCGCACCATAAACAGCCACCGGTTCGCCCAGCACCGCCATACGCGGCTCAACCCCCAACCCCGGCTTGCCGGATGCACGCATATAACCGTTCTCGACCTGCACGCCTTCATCGCCAAAGGTCACATCAGACATTTCCGTGCAGTCCCAGACATTCAGCAAAAGCTCCGTTGGTGTCGCATGGGCGAGATGGGCGATTGCGGCCTGGGCAAAGGCACCACCACCGGTATCCTGAATGGTCAGCGCAATGCCCATTTCGACACAAAGCTCCTTGATCAGCCGCGCCTTTGTCAGGCCACCGACCTTGGAAACCTTAAGGTTCATGACATCGGCGGCGTCATCCCGCGAGGCGCGCAGCACTATGTCGAGGCCCTGCATAACCTCGTCCAGGATCATGGGATGGTCGGTCTGCCTGCGCACCGATAGCGTCTCTTCGTAGCTGGCGCAGGGGGACTCGATATAGAGATCAAACTCGCGCAGCGCCCGCATGACCCGCAGGGCCGCATGTTGCTTCCAGCCAGTATTGGCGTCGACCATCAGTACTTCGCCCGGCTGTATGACCTGGGCCACGGCACGAAACTGGGAAATATCCTTGTCAGGATCACCACTGGCCTTGGCCGAATAGTGGCTATAGCCCCGGGCACGAAAGTGCTCGATATCCGCGATCATTTCAGCCGCGGTCGGCGTGTCCGACACCGAGGCAACAATCGGCATGCGTGGCGTTGCCATGCCGCCCAGCAGATCGTACACCGGCATGCCGGTGGCCTTGCCAAGAATATCCCAGCAGGCCAGATCGAGCGCAGATTTCAGGTAAAACTGCCCCTTCAGCGTCTTGTCCATCAGACGGTTGATGTTGCCGAGTTTCCTGGGGTCCTCACCGATCAGTACCGGCGCCAGCTCGGCAATGCCAGCCCTGGCGCCTGCGGCAAAACCGGGCAAGTAGGAAATGCCAAACGGGCAGGTTTCACCCCAGCCGGTCAGGCCGGCATCGGTCTCGATCTCCACAACGGTGCTATCCAGCGCTTCGAACGAACGCCCTCCGGACAGCCGATACGCCCCCCTGGCAAAGGGCAAAGACACCTGATACACCGAAATTTTGCTAATTTTCATCATTGATAGCCTGACCTGTTCATTCAACACAGCTGAACGTTTTACGTGCCACAGAAGCCGGCCTTTCGCCGGGAATAGTTGTCGCGGACAGCCGCCAAAGCCGGCTGCCCATCAATCACGTCGAAACTTGCCCGGCAAGCAACCGACTGAATCCCTGTCGACTAGAGCAACGCCGCCCTGATTTTGTCAGCGGCCTCGTCACTCACCCAGCCCTGCCACAGGTGCGGATAATTCTTCAGGAAATACTCAGCCACCTGCGCGGGCTCGGCCTTGTTGTCATCGCCCCAGGCCAGCAGCTCGTTATACACGGTGGGATCAAAGCTAACCTTGCTCAGAAAGGCATACACCGACGGTGCCTGGTCTTTGAGCGCGCTGATCACCAGGGTGTTTACCTGGGATGAGTTGAATCCGCCGGCATGGGGGTTTTCACATTCGGCTTCGCGGTTGCAGGCATCCAGCACCGGGTCGTGGGGATTTGTTGCCAGGCGTACCATGTCGTATTTTCCGAGGATCGAGGAAGGCCCCCAGTAATAGCCCAACCAGGGTTTCTTGCGCTTGTAGGCCGAGGCAATGGTGGCATCCAGCGCCGCGCCCGAGCCTGGCGAGTAGTTGACATAGCTGCTGCCCAGCTCATAGGCCTTGAACAGGTTGGTGTTAACGATCTCGCAGCCCCAGCCCGGCGGGCAGTTGTAAATGCGCCCTTTCTCCGGATCGTTGGCATCGGGAAACAGGTGCTTATATTTGGGAAGATCGTGCACCGACTTCAGGTCCGGGTACGCTTCACTCAGATATTTCGGAATCCACCAGCCCTGCACACTGCCGCCCTGCACCACCTCCCCG
Proteins encoded:
- a CDS encoding glycine betaine ABC transporter substrate-binding protein: MNTTSKLGTLLATAALATGSVSAYANCELDEPIQIANMSWASASAIAHIESIILVEGYGCKTELIPGDTVPTATTMLNKGRPHIAPEVWSSNITEILAEGEEKNAISVAGDIFSEGGVDAWWIPKYLSDEYPDIKTVADMAKYSHLFEDADNPDKGRFYNSLPGWANETMSTNLMRGYGLDKHYNLYSAGSSAALDASIASNYKRKKPVFFYYWAPSAIMGQYEMVRLEMNDFDAQRDACNYEEACENPTAGGYPKAKVITLVAGEVQTSAPLIYEFLGKVQFETATVNKLLAWGAENRAESEEVAEYFLKNYQDVWTTWVPADVADKVIASQAN
- a CDS encoding LysR substrate-binding domain-containing protein, whose amino-acid sequence is MRNLSRQLPPLSSLVAFDAAARNLSFKQAAQDLNLTQAAISRQIRLLEENLGVRLFLRSHRAVRLTPEGRSFAHVVAGSLEQLANGAQELRTQSQGTTVAVAADLAIASFWLMPRLSRFRALHPDISIRVVASDELPESLREEVDVTIQLGKQDDSGQDARFLFEAEVFPVCSPDFLARHPGLESPEDLLATTLLRLEDERWDWMDWQAWFTENHVQLKGSRKDIYINNYPLLIQAALSGQGVALGWNHLIQDLLASGMLMRPVAASVHTRRGFYLLLPEEKPPCPDVDIFCDWVIAECRIDQPS
- a CDS encoding aconitase X swivel domain-containing protein, which gives rise to MKLQGKVLNAGSASGDVLVLDEPLSFWGGYDPETGTIIDQQHPQVGAVMTGKIVVMPGTRGSSGTPGVLGESLRLCTGPAGLVLNKPDINVTAAALVVSTLYDMHCPVVALDETAFRTLHARTPISIEADGSVTQQA
- a CDS encoding aconitase X, producing MVQLSEYDERLLSGAEGKAKQLAMQVMLKAAEVSGAPCLIDVSLAHVNSCFYSGEVGVDFAEFLLAEGGTVAVPTLTNVGLIDLLHPELRPEKSNEAAVKGAKRLMAIYEQLGCEVVWTCAPYQLKKRPGLGDQIVGSESNAVAFYNSVLGARTNKYGDFLDICAAVTGRAPLAGLHRDECRRGEILFRLADIPMALRQEDIFYHVLGIVLGWESGSQIPVIDGLPATASEDQLKAISAAGAASGSVSLFHAVGVTPEATTLDDAFQGGKPDRVVDISPQMLIKARDALTNSTAGKLGAVCLGTPHFSYTEFQQLVPLVEGRKVHPEVNFYISTSRFILDQVREKGWLAIIEQAGIRMIVDTCTYFTPVVNGIQGRVMTNSGKWAYYAPGMLKLGVVFGSMQECVESAVRGDVWRDEQLWSGEFWGRAAV
- a CDS encoding SDR family oxidoreductase — protein: MQISLKGKRVFISAGAAGMGRATVLAMHKLGATVFTCDVDSEALATLPPEVTSYVCDVSSSSEVDAMFDQFLPGGLDILVNNAGVGGPTKPVENVTDDEWRQTMGVCIDAQFYCARRAVPVFRAQKQGVIINLVSAAGILGFPNRSPYVAAKWAVTGFTQTLAMELGPDNIRVNGIVPGNVNGERMERVIKAHAAAEDIDPEEVRRLYAIGTSMQCYVDPEEIADLICFLTSDYGRHISGQIVGVDGNTETLYPRT
- a CDS encoding mandelate racemase/muconate lactonizing enzyme family protein; translated protein: MKIASIDVFQVDLRGRHGGQALSGGRVVASVDSTIVRLVTDTGIIGWGESVPWGPVYLPAFARGVRAAIDEMAPQLIGLDPRQLGVMCEAMDQLLMGHGYAKHGLEMACWDIFGKSTGLPLYMLLGGMQSQELKVSAHIGARVDPQLEGMMARYRGDGIKQFAAKASGDAKADIAFIRALGERLEWDESVKVDVNGGWRVDEGLRVIRGIGDIDITLEQPCRTYEECRDLRRACGIPMILDECAADLNLLLRAREDGVLDGVSIKPGRVGGLSAARRMRDFCAELNVGVHIQCMGGSGITSAAISHLAHSTPERVLLHVWDPMNLIETETTDGAPVVERSRIRVDDRPGLGVSPRADVLGQPVARYR
- a CDS encoding mandelate racemase/muconate lactonizing enzyme family protein, which gives rise to MKISKISVYQVSLPFARGAYRLSGGRSFEALDSTVVEIETDAGLTGWGETCPFGISYLPGFAAGARAGIAELAPVLIGEDPRKLGNINRLMDKTLKGQFYLKSALDLACWDILGKATGMPVYDLLGGMATPRMPIVASVSDTPTAAEMIADIEHFRARGYSHYSAKASGDPDKDISQFRAVAQVIQPGEVLMVDANTGWKQHAALRVMRALREFDLYIESPCASYEETLSVRRQTDHPMILDEVMQGLDIVLRASRDDAADVMNLKVSKVGGLTKARLIKELCVEMGIALTIQDTGGGAFAQAAIAHLAHATPTELLLNVWDCTEMSDVTFGDEGVQVENGYMRASGKPGLGVEPRMAVLGEPVAVYGADHQVSAGH
- a CDS encoding ABC transporter substrate-binding protein is translated as MKKVLRFAAASTALVLFGIGSATARADCETDEVIKIANMTWASAATLAHIESQILQTGYDCQTQLIPGDTVPTATTMAAKGQPHIAPEFWMANAEEIVREGVESGMITIAGEVVQGGSVQGWWIPKYLSEAYPDLKSVHDLPKYKHLFPDANDPEKGRIYNCPPGWGCEIVNTNLFKAYELGSSYVNYSPGSGAALDATIASAYKRKKPWLGYYWGPSSILGKYDMVRLATNPHDPVLDACNREAECENPHAGGFNSSQVNTLVISALKDQAPSVYAFLSKVSFDPTVYNELLAWGDDNKAEPAQVAEYFLKNYPHLWQGWVSDEAADKIRAALL